tttttatcaaaacagtcttcattcataaatattttcaaaatatgcAATTTTAATTTGATATCGGTTTAAATTAATCCAATATATAAACATGAAAGTTATCATATAAATCTAGGGTAAATAGCACAAAAAACACTttttttacacagaaattcgattttgacaccgtgtttttttttgtgtcaattttgacactgtgtttttcaatttgttacaattctgaccacttaactggttaaccaggttacatgctgacgtggcatgatgacgtgtcagttttgatgaggtggcatgctgacatgatatgctgacgtgtcaaaattgattttttttccacaaaaaacactaagttttcacttttttcgattttgacactaagtttaattttttatttcaattttgacactatgtttttttgttccaatcaaacatcatttatcaaattttgttcaattttgtctattttccatttgaaaccgtataaatatatttttttattacattttaaaccgtataaacatattttttttgtttaaaccacatttttatttaaatacaaggtgtttttttttcttacaatcaaagcattagttatatcatgagaatcaaactaaccataagcttctaataagatgtaaaaatttgatgggttgGAAACTTGATATTCGAGTTTTGATCAACTACACGCCTCCAAatctccaaacacattttaaagttgcatatttaatataaaatacaatttttaaataactaatacatatttatacataaaaatatggtttgagtgtaaaaaaatttatttatacaaaactatggtttttaaatgaaaaaaaaaacatatttatacggtttaaatgtattaaaaaaatatttatacggtttcaaatagaaaattgtcaacattgaacgaaatttgaaaaaatgatgttcgatttggaacaaaaaaacatagtgtcaaagttgaaagaaaaaattaaacttagtgtcaaaatcgaaaaaaatgaaaacttagtgttttttgtgagaaaaaaattcaattttgacacgtcagcatataatgtcagcatgccacgtcatcaaaactgacacgtcatcatgccacgtcagcatgcaacctggttaaccggtcaggtggtcagaattgtaacaaattggaaaacacagtgtcaaaattgacacaaaaaaaaacacggtgtcaaaatcgaatttctgtgtaaaaagagtgttttttgtgcTATTTACCCATAAATCTAAAATTAAGAACAAAATAACTTGACATAAACTCTTAATTAAATGGATTCATCACAAGAGTGATCATTTGATTATCCGTCTCTCAATATTACACGTGTTCACCATTCCATGTCAGTTTATATTTATTCAGTTAGAGTTTGTTAGAAGATAGTTAGTTGTTTGCATTCTCTTTTCTGTAATATGTGCATGTAGATTCTCAAATGTATAATGAAAAAATGAACTCATTACAAGAATTATTTTCTCCCTCTACATTTCTTTGCTCTGTTTCTCTCTCTACATATCTTCTATCTGTTATATCTTGTTTGAATGGTATCAGAGACTGATCCCTTACTGCTCGTGAATTATGGCTCGAGCTTAAAGAACAATTCTCATAAAGAATAGTCCTTTCATCTATCAACTACAATGATAGATTGCATCAATTCATCTAATTGATTCTTCTATCTCAAAATATTACACAAAGCTCAAACAACTATAGGATCATTTGAAGTGTCTTATGTAATTACCTATGTGTAATTGTGGATCTGCGAAGGCTATGTTAGATTTCACTTCATCCACCCGACTTATGCAATTCCTTATGGGGCTAAATGATACATATGAAAGTCTAAGAAATCAAATCTTAGTTCTCGATCCTCTTCAATCTATTCACAAGGCGTATTCTATGACACTAAGTCTTGAGAAACAAAAGGAGTTTCAAATCAATTTTGCAATTTCAGTTGAATCTTCTATGCTTGTGAAAACTTCATCTAATTAGAATAACAATGAAAAAAATACAATTCTCACACAAGCCTAAATCTGATTACAAGAACAAAAACAATGGAGATAGATACCGTAATTTCTGCAAGATAATTGGACATACAAGAGATGTATGCTTCAAATTGAATGGTTATCCATATTGGTACGAGGATCTAAAagagaagaataagaagaatttCAATTCAACACACATGGTGAATACAAGTCCACAATATAATAATCATTCGTTTGACACAAATGAATCAGTTCCATCCAGTCAATACAACAATGAATCCATGAATGCACTTCTTAACAATTCAACTAGTTTGTAAAACCAAATCAATATACGGATTCTCATTTTGCAAATTTCTCTCACTTTGGAGATTTTATAGGTATGAATATCTCCTTCTTGAATTCATTAAGAAGTGATAAATTTGATAAAATCATATGGATATTAGGTACTGGAGCTACTGTTGATATGTGCTCACAGTTATCTCACATGAAGAAATCCAATCCAGTTAGTAAAAATACTCCAATATTTCTACCTAGTGGATCAGTCAAGCCAGTAACTCACACATGTTTAATTGAATTAACCTCAAGATTACTTCTCAAAaatgtcttgcatgttcctgatTTTAAATGCAATCTGTTATCAATGAAAACTTTGGTAAGAAGTGTACAAATTGTGTTCAAATTCTACCCAACACACTGTGTTTTGTAGGACCTTAAATCTGTGAAAGTGCTTGATGAAGGGAAGATTTTAGGAAATCTTTATGTTCTTAATAGTAATTATCTATTTGGTTGCATAGATAGTTCATTTGAGATTCATAAACACATGAGTGATAAACCATGTAATGTTACACAGTCAGAATAAGATTTCTTTTTCAACTTGGCATCAAAGATTAGGCCACTCTTCCCTATCTGTATTACAACATTTGCAATACATCCCATGTAAATAAGAAAGTGAATTAAACCTTGTATTCCTTGTCAtatatttaaacataaaagatttcCATTTCAAAATACTAATTTACATGCTTTTGAAGTTTTTAAACTCATACATGTTGATCTTTCGGGATCCTATAAGATTAAAACTATTTCAAGAACTTCATATTTTTTACCATAGTTTAGGATCATTCAAGGTCTGTTTGGACATTTCTCTTGAATGACAAAACTCAAGTATTCCAATCCTTTTCCCAGTTTTATGCTTGTGTGACTAATCAGTTCAAGACTACTATGAAAATTATTATAACTGATAATGGGAGTGAATTCCTAAACCAAAATTGTCAAACCCATTTCTCATCATTGGGAATTATTCATCAAATTACTACTTCCTATTCACCACAACAAAATGTAAAGGTTGAAAGGAAACATCAACAACTTTTGCAAACAACAAGATCTTTATTGCCAAAATCATCTTTACCCATAATTTTTGGGGACATGCCATTTTAATGGCTACCTACATCATCAATCTTCTTCCTACACCAATCCTAGATTAGAAAACACCATTTCAATTCCTTTACTGAAAAGAACCTTCTTAATCAAATTTGAAAGTTTTTGGATGCCTATGTTTTGCCACTAATGTGATACCACACGATACAAAATTTAAACCAAGAGCAATTATGTGTTGCTTCATTGGGTACAATCAAAGGAAAAAAGCATACAAGTTATATGACTTGGAAGAAAAGAAAGTGATAATGTCAAGAGACGTGGTTTTTTATGAAGATATTTTCcattcaagaaaaatgatttatttaaaaacagATCTTCCAATACCAAATGTTCTTAATGAAGATTTTGATGAATTTATATTCAAACTCTCATGACTTCATACCTTCAAAAAGCTATAATTCAGATGATTTATATCTTGTTGCAGAAAGAGAGTTTCAAAATCCACCTCCTGTTGAAATTGTTCCACTAAATGTTGAATGGAATGTTATAAATACAAGAGCTAAAATAAGAGTTATAAGAAAACCCGCTTGGTACAATGACTTTTTCATGAATTGTAGTCAAACTCCTCTTGGTGTTAATTGTCATTCATCAAATTACGTCACCACATTGTCCACCTACTTACCCTTAAAGTGAATCACCAATTCTCATAGAAACATATAAATGCTTCTTCACCTTAATTTCAAGATTGAATGAACCAACTTCTTATAAATAAGCATGCAAGGATAATGAATGGGTATAAGCTATAAACAAAGAACTTCAAGCTTTGGAAGAAAACAACACTTAGATAATTATGACATTACCTCAAAATAAGAAACCAATTGGTTCCAAATGAGTATACAAAGTGAAACTAAATTAATAATGAACAATTGAAAGATTCAAAGCAAGATTAATGGAAAAAGGGTACAATCAAACTTATGGGATTGATTATCTCGACAGCTTCTCACTAGTGGCAAAGGTTGTTACAGTCAAAATCTTACTTTCTTTATCATCATCAAATGATTGGTTTCTTCATCAATTAGAtatcaaaaattcttttttttcatGGATATTTGGATGAAGAAGTTTACTTAACACCACTACAAGGGTACAATAAAGCAAAAGAAGGAGAAATTTGCAAGTTAAATAAATCCTTATATGGATTAAAATAAGATAGTAGAAAATGGCATATTGAATTTTGCAATAAACTCTTGAGTTTTGGCTTTAAACAATCTTCACATGATCATTGTTTGTTCATCAAAGGAGAAAGAGATAACTTCATTGCATTAGTAGTTTATGTTGATGATGTATTCATTCCAGTGCCAAATGAAATTTTAATTCAAGAAGTGAAGAAACAATTACATGAAACTTTTACAATAAAAGACTTGGGAGTTGCAAGCTATTTTCTAGGAATAGAATTACTGAAGACAGAAAAGGGCTTACATGTAAACCAAAGAAAGCATGTCATGGATATATTGGTAGATGATGGATTAACAAGAGTCTAACCAGTCAATAATCTTTTGACGAAGAATGGATAGTTATGTTCTGACAAAGGAAAGGTCTTGAATGAACTAAAGAAGTACAGAAGACTCATTGGATGATTGATATATCTCAAATTCACAAGACATGACATCATTTATGTTATGCAACAACTGAGTCAATACACTCTTCAATAGAGATCCATTAGAAATGTGCATTACATGTattgaaatatctcaagggatgtCCTTCAAAAGGCTTCTTTTTTGAAAAAGGATATTCACCATTAAAGATTACAACTTATAGTGATTCTGATTGGGCTAGCTGTAGTGATACTAGAAGATCACTTACCGGTTATTGTATCTTTATGGGAACATCTCTAATTTCAtggaaaacgaaaaagaaaaaaacCATATCCAGATCTTCATGTGAGGCAGAATATAGAAGCTTAGCAACAACAATATGTGAGTTACTTTGAATAAGTTACATATTAAGATATTTGAAAGTAAAGTTCAAAATTCCAATTTCATTATGGTGTGACAACAAAGCTACAATTCACAttattaaaaatccgattttccATGAAAGAACAAAACATTTGGATATAGACTCTCATTTAGTTCGAGATCAATACAAACTTGTATTTCCAAGGCACATTTCAACAAATCAACAAATAGTTGGTCTTTTTACCAAAGGATTATGTGCACCTCGGTTCAATTTTCTACTGTCTAATATGAACCTTATCACCAAGGTTCATCTTGAGGAGAGGATCTCAAGATTACACATGTTCACCATTCCATATCAACTTGTATTTACTCAGTTAGAGTTTGTTAGAAAGATtattagaagataattagttgtTTACATTCTCTTTTCTgtaatatgtacatatatagacgcTCAATTGAATAATGAAAAAAACCGAACTCATTACAAGAACTGATTTCTCTCTCTACATTTCTTTGCTTTGTTTCTGTTCTATTTTGTTTGAACTGTGGCATGGAAAAGGATGCAACTCTGACTTGCTTCTAGGGGAAAACACGATTTGATCTTTGAAGCAAAGTTCACCTTGGTCAATTGAATATTTGAATGCCGTGATCACTTTAGCTTACAAGTTAAAATATACCATGTAAGATAATAATATAAGTTGACATTTACGTTTGTAATCATAAAAAAAACGTTATGAAAAATACATATATCAAACATTTACACTAAAACTATCCTCATTGGTGATTTTTTGGGATTAACtcatcaaaaaaattaaaaaaaataaaggaaaGAAAATTTAGTTTTTTATAAAATAGATGCActaagactacattttatacttagtaaaaaatcaaataaaatatactaaaatataaaatttatttttttctacAAAACAAGATCAATATTAATatcattttttaaatatatttttcaatttaaaATTAGATTGGTTTGAATTACTAATGAACGTGAATAATCGGATTGGATTGGATTGTATAGGTGAAggaaataataattaatttttataaaaaaaaattgagttGAATTGACCCCTGAAAAAGCCTAAGCTAGAAATAAGGCCTAAAATGCCCAATTCCTAGGCCTCTTTTTATTGAAGACCCGTGAAAtgcatcttcatcttctttataAACTCATCTTTACCGAAGTGGAAGCCTTACATGTGGTGGTTGCTTTGTTAGAGAAACCCATCTTCATATTCTCTTAAAAAAACATTAAGTATATAGTGGTTAATGTTTTTGGGTaaaattcacatcaaactttgtTTTATACTATATTTTTATCTTGAGCTTTTTAATTGAACTCGAATTTTTCTAGATTCAAGTTTAAGCCTTTCTCAAGATGACTCATCAAACTAATAGTGTCGAGTTTACATTCGTCCTCAACAATAAAACCAAAACAAGAGTGGTGTCTAATCTAATCACAACTGAGATTCTGTCTAATTGTCCACTTAATAATGGCTACcttttctaataaaaaaatattttcaccAACAAGACATTTAAAAACTCTACAAGATGCCACCTATTTCCATATTTATTCTTCCTTTTGTTCCTTGTTTGTCTTTTTTGGTTTTAAATAATTactatatattttatatattttttaatgtgaTCAAAGAAATATGACATTGGTatataactttataaaatttttaaTGTTAACCGAATTAAAACTGATGTCACCAACATGGCCAAGAGTTCACGCCTACAGCTCACCCTAGCACGGCTGCCACGGAACTTGAAGTGTCGCCCATAaacagaaaaaaaatatataattaaaaaaaaaggtggttttgtttaaataatataaaaaaggtTGTTTTATATTTTCTATTACATAAATATAGTAAAAAAGGTGGTTTTGTATTTTAAGAAAGGTCAACGCTTTGAAACCAAAAAAAACGGCCGCAAATTAACCACCAATAATCAAACTCACCGCCATTTTTAATACAAACAAGTTTCTCCGGCGACGAATTCTCTCTCTGCATGGATGGCTGCCACCATCGCCAccttcctcctcctcttcctcttcttGTCTACCTCCTACTCCGCAACTACTTACACCGGCTCCATATCTTCTTCTTCAAATTTCACAGCTTCCAACTTCCACTATGTTGACCAAAACGGCGATTTCCTCCGCTCCGTTAATCGCACTTACACCGCTGCCATGTTCAATTCACAGCCTAAATCGCCGTCGTTCTACCTCCTCATCTACCACTCTGACTCCCGCAACGTCGTCTGGGTCGCCAACCGCAATAAACCCATCTCAAATTCTGGTCAACTCCTTCTCTCCTTCACGGGTATTACAATCTATGATGATTCCGGCATACCCGTTTGGTCAACACCCACGTTCAATTCCACGGTGGCTTCTTTGCAGCTACTGGATTCCGGGAACTTACTTCTCATTGATCGCTTTAACAAAACGTTATGGCAGTCTTTTGATTACCCGACGGATACCATCGTTTCTGGGCAGAGATTTCCGGTTGGAGGATCATTAATCGCTTCCAACGATGATGCCGACTTCTCGGAGGGAGGTTATACGTTTACAGTGACCACCGGCGATGGGCTATTACGGTGGCAAAATTTGACGTATTACAGACTGTTGATGGATTCAAAATCTGTAATAAATTCAAACCAACCCATTTCGTATCTCATGGTAAACGGGTCTGGTTTTTATCTGTTCGGAGGCCAGGGATCGGAGGTGGTGGTACAAGTTTTAATTACGACGGCGGCTGTGAATTCCGACTATCGGATACTAAAGTTGACAAACGCTGGCTATCTCAACGTCATGAGATACACAAACCGTAACTGGGTGACAGATTTCACGACGCCGGAAGAAAGTTGCCGTGCTCCGTTCAGTTGCGGCAAACTTGGGCTCTGTTCCCCCGGTGGTTGTTCTTGTCCACCGGGATTTAGAGGTGATCGGAACGCAAACCCCGGCTGCTCACCCTCGGATAATTCATTGTTGTTGCCGGAATCTTGTGGTGGTAACGGGACCAGattgcgatccaactcgtcggaGAAATATGTATATATTCCGCTCGGAGATGGGATGAAATACTATCCAATTGATTTCACAAATCCAACTAGAAAGGGTGTGAATTTATCAACATGTGAAAATCTGTGCTCTTCGAACTGCTCTTGTTTGGCTATCTTCCATGGAAATCCATCTGGATCATGTTATTTGCTTCAAAACCATTTGGGTTCCTTCCTTTCAAGCTCCGCAAACGGAAACGACGATACATTAGGGTTCATCAAAGCAATATCTTTGTCTCAAAATCATAACAGTAATTCCAGTTCCGATTTCCCCGTAGTTGCTTTGATTTTACTTCCGGGCTCCGGCGTTCTGCTAATCTCTATTTTCGCCATCTGGATGCGTATAAGATCAAGAAACAACGCCACGAATTCTCATTCAAAGAAATTGAATGATAATTTTGGTTCAGAAGATCTTGAGCTGTTTTCAATCGCGGGTTTACCTATAAGGTTCGACCATGAAGATCTTGTCGAGGCCACCAAAGATTTCAGTACCCAGATCGGCTCCGGTGGATTTGGCACGGTTTACAAAGGCGTCCTCCGTGACAAAACGGTGGTGGCAGTGAAGAAGATTACCTCCCTAGGAGCTCAGGGAAAGAAAGAATTTGGTACAGAGATTGCAATCATCGGAAACATTCATCATGTAAATCTAGTCAAACTCAAGGGCTTTTGTGCTCATGGAAGAGAGAGGTTCTTGGTGTATGAGTACATGAGCCGTGGTTCATTGGACCGAACCATTTTCGGCACCGGGCCGCCATTGGAATGGCAAGAAAGGTTCGAGATCGCGGTTGGAACCGCTCGCGGTCTTGCATATTTACACAACGGGTGTGAACACAAGATCATACATTGTGATGTTAAGCCCGAAAACATTCTTCTAAGTGATGGTATGCAAGTGAAAATCTCAGATTTCGGGCTCAGCAAATTGTTGAGCCCGGAACAATCTGGTTTATTTACAACAATGAGAGGAACCCGCGGGTACCTTGCACCCGAGTGGCTCACAAACGCTGCAATCTCAGATAAAACCGATGTTTATAGCTACGGTATGGTTTTACTAGAGTTGATCCAGGGTCGAAAGAACTGTGTGCAGGCCCCGAGCCATAGCTCGAGAAACCCGACTAGTAGCACTGATGGTCAATCATCGAGATCATCAGGATCCCGAAACCATTCTCAAGCCCAGGGCAGAGCACGCGCCCGGGCGTTCTATTTCCCTCTACATGCACTGGAGATGCATGAAGAGGGAAGATATCTGGACCTAGTGGACCCACGGTTAGCTGGTCGGGTGACTAGAGCTGAAGCTGAGAAGCTTGTGaaggtggctttgtgttgcttaCATGAAGACCCATCGGTTCGACTCACGATGGCTAATGTGGTTGGGATGCTCGAAGGGGTGTTGCCTGTG
The genomic region above belongs to Lactuca sativa cultivar Salinas chromosome 4, Lsat_Salinas_v11, whole genome shotgun sequence and contains:
- the LOC111880162 gene encoding G-type lectin S-receptor-like serine/threonine-protein kinase At5g35370; translation: MAATIATFLLLFLFLSTSYSATTYTGSISSSSNFTASNFHYVDQNGDFLRSVNRTYTAAMFNSQPKSPSFYLLIYHSDSRNVVWVANRNKPISNSGQLLLSFTGITIYDDSGIPVWSTPTFNSTVASLQLLDSGNLLLIDRFNKTLWQSFDYPTDTIVSGQRFPVGGSLIASNDDADFSEGGYTFTVTTGDGLLRWQNLTYYRLLMDSKSVINSNQPISYLMVNGSGFYLFGGQGSEVVVQVLITTAAVNSDYRILKLTNAGYLNVMRYTNRNWVTDFTTPEESCRAPFSCGKLGLCSPGGCSCPPGFRGDRNANPGCSPSDNSLLLPESCGGNGTRLRSNSSEKYVYIPLGDGMKYYPIDFTNPTRKGVNLSTCENLCSSNCSCLAIFHGNPSGSCYLLQNHLGSFLSSSANGNDDTLGFIKAISLSQNHNSNSSSDFPVVALILLPGSGVLLISIFAIWMRIRSRNNATNSHSKKLNDNFGSEDLELFSIAGLPIRFDHEDLVEATKDFSTQIGSGGFGTVYKGVLRDKTVVAVKKITSLGAQGKKEFGTEIAIIGNIHHVNLVKLKGFCAHGRERFLVYEYMSRGSLDRTIFGTGPPLEWQERFEIAVGTARGLAYLHNGCEHKIIHCDVKPENILLSDGMQVKISDFGLSKLLSPEQSGLFTTMRGTRGYLAPEWLTNAAISDKTDVYSYGMVLLELIQGRKNCVQAPSHSSRNPTSSTDGQSSRSSGSRNHSQAQGRARARAFYFPLHALEMHEEGRYLDLVDPRLAGRVTRAEAEKLVKVALCCLHEDPSVRLTMANVVGMLEGVLPVGEPRLDSLNFLRFYGQRFTEPSMAGTGEEVEVGGGFMVTTNYSSSPSMSLNSFSYMSSQQVSGPR